In Planctomicrobium piriforme, a single genomic region encodes these proteins:
- a CDS encoding arsenate reductase/protein-tyrosine-phosphatase family protein — protein sequence MPREIFLDQIADTQEAVQAVVAELEAGELVCLPDDCGWNLLGLATHDSSATLLQRSAAQGDATPTQQQSAVSIPHPSVVNDYVTDASKLFSKLSVRCWPGPVVLRGGAAQTEGLARQWPKASQTWGLTERGRAFYCPADSFSQEVLRAVSAPALSLIGQPAERDENIQGREISLIVRSATPRFSSPPTVVAVNGQQFQVERPGVVSERMLERLAGEVYLFVCTGNTCRSPMAEALFRKMLADRLRCREDELMDHGYVVLSAGLAAYKGAAASPEAVDLLRRDNVDLSSHESQPVTEELLFHCDHIFTMTRSHRDALLSAYPELADQVKLLSPQNHDVPDPIGAGMDEYIRCRDSIARHLQRLLDDIDAQDQ from the coding sequence ATGCCCCGCGAAATCTTCCTCGATCAGATTGCTGATACCCAGGAAGCGGTGCAGGCGGTTGTCGCCGAGCTCGAAGCCGGAGAACTTGTCTGCCTGCCGGACGATTGCGGCTGGAACCTGCTGGGACTGGCGACTCACGATTCCTCAGCCACTTTGCTGCAACGGTCTGCTGCTCAAGGAGATGCGACGCCCACGCAACAGCAGTCGGCAGTCAGCATCCCGCATCCGAGCGTCGTCAATGACTATGTGACCGACGCCTCGAAGCTGTTTTCCAAATTGTCCGTCCGTTGCTGGCCTGGCCCAGTGGTCTTGCGGGGCGGGGCAGCCCAGACTGAGGGTTTGGCCCGACAATGGCCGAAGGCCTCACAAACCTGGGGACTCACCGAACGCGGTCGGGCGTTTTATTGTCCTGCCGATTCGTTCTCGCAGGAAGTGCTGCGGGCGGTTTCGGCCCCGGCGCTGAGCCTGATCGGGCAGCCTGCGGAGCGGGATGAAAACATTCAGGGACGCGAAATCAGTTTGATCGTGCGCTCCGCGACTCCGCGATTCTCGTCGCCCCCCACCGTGGTGGCTGTCAACGGCCAGCAGTTTCAGGTCGAAAGGCCCGGAGTGGTGAGCGAACGGATGCTGGAACGCCTGGCAGGCGAGGTCTATCTGTTTGTCTGCACGGGAAACACGTGTCGCAGCCCGATGGCCGAAGCGCTGTTTCGCAAGATGCTGGCTGATCGCCTGCGTTGCCGCGAAGACGAGTTGATGGACCACGGTTACGTCGTGCTGTCGGCGGGACTGGCGGCTTACAAAGGGGCCGCGGCCAGTCCGGAAGCGGTCGACCTGTTGCGGCGCGACAATGTCGACCTGAGTTCACACGAAAGCCAGCCGGTCACCGAAGAACTCCTGTTCCACTGCGATCACATCTTTACGATGACCCGCAGCCATCGGGATGCCCTGCTGTCGGCCTATCCGGAACTGGCCGATCAGGTGAAATTACTTTCCCCACAGAATCACGACGTCCCCGACCCCATTGGGGCGGGAATGGACGAATACATCCGCTGTCGCGACAGCATTGCCCGCCATTTGCAGCGGCTGCTGGACGACATTGATGCGCAAGACCAGTAA
- the rpiB gene encoding ribose 5-phosphate isomerase B, whose translation MRVAIASDHRGVRVKSQIMTQVKELGHVGLDFGPAEAKSVDYPDYAFKVSEAVSTGEVDRGILICGTGMGMCIAANKFAGVRAVTCHDDVTAEYSRRHNNANVMCLSADMLGDRLLGRIVEIWLRTEFEGGRHQRRLEKIAKFEETHGATSHLLNGAGCCNGDAAVEPAAAAPTT comes from the coding sequence ATGAGAGTGGCGATAGCAAGCGATCACCGCGGAGTGCGGGTGAAGAGTCAGATCATGACCCAGGTGAAAGAACTGGGGCATGTGGGGCTCGACTTTGGTCCCGCGGAAGCCAAAAGCGTCGACTACCCGGATTATGCATTCAAGGTCTCCGAAGCGGTTTCGACGGGCGAAGTGGATCGCGGCATTCTGATCTGCGGCACCGGCATGGGCATGTGCATCGCCGCCAACAAGTTTGCCGGCGTGCGGGCCGTCACCTGTCATGACGACGTGACGGCGGAATACAGCCGCCGCCACAACAACGCCAACGTGATGTGTCTGTCGGCTGACATGCTCGGCGACCGGCTGCTCGGAAGGATCGTTGAAATCTGGCTGCGTACGGAATTTGAAGGGGGCCGCCACCAGCGGCGGCTCGAAAAGATCGCCAAGTTCGAAGAGACTCATGGCGCGACGTCGCACCTGCTCAACGGAGCAGGCTGCTGTAACGGAGACGCCGCGGTCGAACCGGCCGCTGCCGCTCCGACCACCTGA
- the gcvH gene encoding glycine cleavage system protein GcvH, protein MNPSQLKFAKTHEWVSVEGQIATIGISDFAVKELTDVVHLEFPQTGKTVSVGDEMGEIESVKAVSDLYAPVSGKIVALNSALQGDLSPLSDDPFGAGWILKIELSNPGDVEKLMSYADYQKECESH, encoded by the coding sequence ATGAATCCGAGCCAATTGAAGTTTGCCAAGACTCACGAATGGGTGTCCGTGGAAGGTCAGATCGCGACCATCGGGATCAGCGATTTCGCCGTGAAGGAACTGACCGACGTGGTGCATCTCGAATTCCCGCAGACCGGCAAAACGGTCTCTGTTGGGGATGAGATGGGGGAGATCGAAAGCGTGAAGGCGGTTTCCGACCTGTACGCTCCAGTGAGCGGCAAGATCGTGGCCCTCAACTCCGCACTGCAGGGCGATCTCTCGCCGCTGTCAGACGACCCGTTCGGCGCCGGCTGGATTCTCAAAATCGAACTGAGCAACCCAGGCGACGTGGAAAAACTGATGTCGTACGCCGACTATCAGAAAGAATGCGAATCGCACTAA
- a CDS encoding RNA polymerase sigma factor — protein sequence MQSSAHRPSSERAETEAESPEQGSLVSDSRLVEETRQGNRAAFGVLVQRYERRLIRVILRFINDLDLAEDLAQETFLRVYERLSQFDPSRRFSPWLFRIGVNLTLDYHRRKKKRIWTSLFTDRSPDRWIEPAVADPRIEQDLRQEVRLVVDQLPDKYRTVLVLRDMENFSTSEIAAILDRKEATIRWRLAEARTRFQELWEKQKR from the coding sequence ATGCAATCCAGCGCCCACAGACCCAGCTCGGAACGAGCAGAAACCGAGGCGGAGTCCCCGGAACAGGGGTCGCTCGTCAGCGATTCCCGGCTCGTCGAGGAAACCAGACAGGGAAATCGGGCGGCTTTCGGGGTGCTGGTCCAGCGTTATGAGCGGCGGCTGATTCGCGTCATCCTCCGCTTTATCAACGACCTGGACCTCGCCGAAGACCTGGCCCAGGAAACCTTCCTGCGTGTTTACGAACGGCTCTCCCAGTTCGACCCGTCACGACGTTTTTCGCCGTGGCTGTTTCGGATCGGGGTGAACCTGACGCTCGACTACCATCGGCGCAAGAAAAAGCGGATCTGGACTTCGCTCTTCACCGACCGCAGTCCGGATCGCTGGATCGAACCGGCGGTCGCCGATCCGCGGATCGAACAGGATTTGAGACAGGAAGTGCGGCTGGTGGTCGACCAGTTGCCTGACAAGTACCGCACGGTGCTTGTCCTGAGGGATATGGAGAACTTTTCGACTTCAGAAATCGCCGCCATTCTGGACCGAAAAGAAGCAACCATCCGCTGGCGTCTCGCCGAAGCACGCACGCGGTTTCAGGAATTGTGGGAAAAGCAAAAAAGGTAA
- a CDS encoding PQQ-binding-like beta-propeller repeat protein has translation MLFAGAVGLQLFAALLLLSNSLSAGDWPQWRGPQRNGHAPADTPFVADGKFFEKWRAEVGTGFSSFACTNGRVFTVGNADDQDTLWCLNVTDGSVLWKHTYPAPLDPNLFEGGPTSTPTVTGERVYVISRTGDIFCLNAADGSIVWHVLLSEEQRQNRPSWGYAGSPLVDDGKVYFNVGSHGLCLNAENGETIWESDNSELPGYTSPFFVETSGARLMLLESEKALQAVDPASGDVKWKFPWITRYGINAADPIVLNDHQLIVTSGYQKGGSLLEFTADSCNEKWRTREIRSQMSPGVLIGDQLYAIDGDAGRDPRLICADPATGKIKWFSREVGCGSVIAVGTQAAVLSESGELLILPAGATEFKPLVRSQILEGKCWTPMAYSDEMFFARNADGRVVCIAKNQNDPPPEKTSNSP, from the coding sequence ATGCTGTTCGCGGGAGCTGTTGGTTTACAGCTCTTCGCAGCGCTGCTTCTTTTGAGTAATTCCCTCTCCGCCGGTGACTGGCCGCAGTGGCGCGGGCCGCAGCGAAATGGTCATGCGCCTGCCGACACTCCGTTTGTCGCCGACGGCAAGTTCTTCGAGAAATGGCGAGCCGAAGTTGGCACCGGCTTCTCGTCCTTCGCCTGCACCAATGGCCGCGTCTTCACTGTCGGTAACGCCGACGATCAGGACACCCTCTGGTGCCTGAACGTCACCGACGGCAGCGTGCTGTGGAAACACACTTACCCCGCTCCACTCGATCCCAACCTGTTTGAAGGGGGGCCGACGTCCACGCCGACTGTCACTGGCGAACGGGTGTACGTCATCAGCCGCACTGGCGACATCTTTTGCCTCAATGCCGCCGACGGCAGCATTGTCTGGCATGTGCTGCTCAGTGAAGAGCAGCGGCAGAACCGTCCCAGTTGGGGCTACGCCGGGTCGCCGCTGGTGGATGACGGCAAAGTCTACTTCAACGTCGGCAGCCACGGCCTGTGTCTGAATGCCGAAAACGGGGAGACGATCTGGGAATCGGACAACAGCGAACTGCCTGGGTATACCTCGCCGTTCTTTGTCGAAACCAGCGGCGCGCGACTGATGCTGCTCGAATCTGAGAAGGCGCTGCAGGCGGTCGATCCTGCTTCCGGCGACGTGAAGTGGAAGTTCCCCTGGATTACCCGTTACGGCATCAACGCTGCCGACCCCATCGTCCTGAACGACCATCAGTTGATCGTCACCTCCGGCTACCAGAAGGGGGGGAGCCTGCTGGAATTCACTGCTGACTCCTGCAATGAGAAATGGCGGACGCGGGAAATCCGTTCGCAGATGAGCCCCGGCGTGCTGATCGGCGACCAGCTGTACGCCATTGATGGCGATGCCGGGCGAGATCCCCGTTTGATTTGTGCCGACCCGGCGACGGGGAAGATCAAATGGTTTTCCCGCGAGGTCGGTTGCGGCAGCGTGATTGCCGTTGGAACCCAGGCGGCAGTCCTTTCCGAATCCGGTGAGCTGTTGATTCTGCCCGCCGGTGCCACAGAATTCAAACCGCTCGTGCGATCGCAGATTCTGGAAGGAAAGTGCTGGACTCCAATGGCTTACAGCGATGAAATGTTCTTTGCGAGAAACGCGGACGGCCGGGTGGTCTGCATTGCCAAGAATCAAAACGACCCGCCGCCCGAAAAAACTTCCAACAGTCCCTGA
- a CDS encoding alpha/beta hydrolase, protein MKVQLQRLVFVCLLTLLYTDSVFAQAVKSAKEVHDALEKGAVNAARSAAIKDYLEKQYEGKNLTDGSQKHLSTRIDAGGAYVVWAFRSPSAKTITVVAEKGRSWPMTRLKESDLWVASEKFPNFSSAHYRFEVDGNRLKGSERVGFESYPVLPDSVQKPGVPKGELIDMGTHVAKNHFPGAERQWWVYVPEQYKSAPDTPASLIVFNDGGGFCKGDGNACIVLDNLIHQKKVPVCIAVFVNPGSFPAKMAGAEPRSNRSDEYDTCTPRYATFLDEEILSIVREKYKISPDPWDHVMCGSSSGASCAFTAAWHRNDLFRRVISFVGSYCDFRQVGDYPVYSEQGFKLDANKFGQWKTAHDYPGLIRKVNPKREIKVVLQDGENDLDNILGNWFLANEEMAAALAYSGYDYKFIPGKGIHSSQHGKAILPEVLTWVWEK, encoded by the coding sequence GTGAAGGTCCAACTCCAACGGCTCGTTTTCGTCTGCCTGCTGACTCTGCTCTATACCGACAGCGTCTTCGCTCAAGCGGTGAAGTCGGCGAAAGAGGTCCATGACGCCCTCGAAAAAGGGGCGGTCAATGCCGCCCGATCTGCGGCCATCAAGGACTATCTTGAAAAGCAGTACGAGGGAAAGAACCTGACTGACGGCTCTCAGAAACATCTCTCGACCCGCATCGATGCCGGCGGGGCCTATGTCGTCTGGGCGTTCCGTTCTCCCAGTGCAAAAACAATCACGGTCGTCGCCGAGAAGGGCAGAAGCTGGCCCATGACGCGACTGAAAGAGAGCGATCTCTGGGTCGCTTCGGAGAAGTTCCCGAACTTCAGCTCGGCCCACTACCGCTTTGAAGTTGATGGCAATCGGCTCAAGGGGAGCGAACGAGTCGGCTTCGAAAGCTATCCCGTCCTGCCGGACAGCGTTCAGAAGCCGGGCGTCCCCAAGGGCGAACTCATCGACATGGGAACGCATGTCGCCAAGAACCACTTCCCCGGTGCTGAACGCCAATGGTGGGTCTATGTCCCCGAGCAGTACAAGAGCGCGCCCGACACGCCGGCCAGCCTGATCGTCTTCAACGACGGCGGCGGGTTCTGCAAAGGAGACGGCAACGCCTGCATCGTCCTCGACAACCTCATTCACCAGAAGAAAGTGCCCGTCTGCATCGCCGTCTTTGTAAATCCCGGCAGCTTCCCGGCGAAGATGGCCGGTGCCGAACCCCGTTCGAATCGCAGCGACGAATACGACACCTGCACTCCCCGCTATGCAACATTTCTCGACGAAGAGATCCTCAGCATCGTCCGCGAGAAATACAAAATCTCCCCTGATCCCTGGGATCACGTCATGTGCGGCTCCTCCTCAGGAGCGAGCTGTGCTTTCACCGCCGCCTGGCATCGCAATGACCTGTTTCGCCGCGTCATCAGCTTCGTCGGCAGCTACTGCGACTTCCGTCAGGTCGGCGACTACCCGGTCTATTCCGAGCAAGGGTTCAAGCTCGACGCCAACAAGTTCGGCCAGTGGAAAACAGCTCATGACTACCCGGGTCTGATTCGCAAAGTGAATCCGAAGCGTGAAATCAAAGTGGTGCTGCAGGATGGGGAGAACGATCTCGATAACATCCTCGGCAACTGGTTCCTCGCCAATGAAGAAATGGCCGCGGCCCTCGCCTACTCAGGCTACGATTACAAATTCATCCCCGGCAAAGGGATTCATTCCAGCCAGCACGGCAAAGCGATTCTGCCAGAGGTGCTGACCTGGGTCTGGGAAAAGTAG